A single window of Pseudomonas lutea DNA harbors:
- a CDS encoding DsbA family protein, with product MCSWCWGFSPVAEALVKQAGAAGVPLHLVVGGLRTGSGASLEPSTRRYILEHWQAVQETTGQVFRFEGALPDGFVYDTAPACRAIVAARSLAPDVAWRLVKEIQQAFYLQGRDVTHGSVLAELAEKAGLPRIEFAEAFDSVEQHAATASDFSWVQDLGIAGFPTLLAERNGQLALLTNGYQALDVLQPLLGRWLERNAGV from the coding sequence ATGTGTTCGTGGTGCTGGGGGTTTTCTCCGGTGGCCGAAGCATTGGTGAAGCAGGCGGGGGCGGCCGGCGTGCCGTTGCATCTGGTCGTGGGCGGGCTGCGCACCGGCAGTGGCGCGTCGCTGGAGCCCTCGACCCGGCGTTACATTCTCGAACACTGGCAGGCGGTGCAAGAGACCACCGGCCAGGTGTTCCGCTTCGAGGGCGCGTTGCCCGATGGTTTCGTCTACGACACCGCGCCCGCATGCAGGGCCATCGTGGCGGCGCGCAGCCTGGCGCCGGATGTCGCCTGGCGGCTGGTCAAAGAGATTCAGCAAGCCTTTTATCTGCAGGGTCGCGACGTGACCCACGGCTCGGTGCTGGCCGAACTGGCGGAAAAAGCCGGTCTGCCGCGCATCGAGTTCGCTGAAGCCTTTGACAGCGTCGAGCAGCATGCCGCGACAGCGTCGGATTTCTCCTGGGTTCAAGACCTGGGCATTGCCGGGTTTCCAACCCTGCTTGCCGAACGGAATGGCCAGCTGGCGTTATTGACCAATGGCTATCAGGCACTCGACGTGCTTCAGCCGTTGCTCGGGCGCTGGCTGGAGCGCAACGCCGGTGTCTGA